The Pyxidicoccus xibeiensis genome includes the window TCGTTCTGCCATGCGCTGGTGCTGCTGCTCCCGCTGCTCGCGCTCACCGCGACAGGGCAGGTGGTGAACCGGGCGCGCGAGGATGGCTCGCTGGAGCTGTTCTTCAGTCAGCCGTTGCGCCGGAGCACCTTCTTCGCGGCGGTGACGCTGGTGCGCTACGGCGTGCTGGTGGTGCCGCTCGTGGTGCTGATGGTGGGCATGGCCGTCGTGGGCAGTCTGGCCTTCGGACAGGTGGTGCCGTGGGGGTTCCTGGCGCGTGCGATGGGCGTGAGCGCGGCGCTGCTGGCGGCCTTCGTGGGGCTGGGCATGGCCGTGAGCACGCTGGTGCGCAGCCAGGCCCGCGCGATGATCTGGCTGCTGCTGCTGTGGGCCCTGGGCGTGGCGCTCATCGACTTCGGCCTCGTGGGGCTGATGCTCCAGTGGCGGCTCAACCCCCAGACGGTGTTCCTGCTGGCCGCGCTCAACCCGGTGCAGGCCGCGCGCATGGCGCTGCTGTCGGGGGCCTCGCCGGACCTGGGGGTGCTCGGGCCCGTTGGCTTCTTTCTCGCCCATCGCCTCGGCGGCACCGTGCTCTTCGCGGTGGGCATGCTCTGGCCCGTGCTCGTGGGAGCAGGGGCCTGGGCGCTCGCGCTGCGCAGCTTCCGGCGCGGGGACCTCGTCTGAAAGGTGCATGGAGGCTCGCGATGAAGCACGCGCCGCGCAGGTTCTACGACTTCCTCGACCGGCCCCTCTTCGGCGCGAGCCGCATGGTGCTCGCGGTGCTGGTGGTGCCGCTGCTGCTCACGTTCACCGCGCCCCTGTGGCAGATCCACCTGCTGGCCCCGCAGTACCCCTCTGGCCTCTTCATGGACATCTGGGCCTACAAGCTGGAGGGCGGCGATGACGGGCAGCACATCCAGGAGATCAACACCCTCAACCACTACATCGGCATGCGACCGATTGACCGGGCCGCGCTGTCGGACCTGGACTGGCTGCCGTTCGCCGTGGGCGCCCTGGCCTTGATGGCGCTGCGGGTGGCGGCGATTGGCAACGTGCGCGCGCTGGTGGACCTCGCCGTCGTGACGAACTACGTGGCGCTCTTCGGGCTCGGGCGCTTCGCGTACAAGCTGTACGTCTTCGGGCATGACCTGGCGCCCACGGCTCCGGTGAAGGTGCCGCCGTTCATGCCCGCGCTGCTGGGCTCGAAGCAGATCGCCAACTTCACCACCACGAGCTTCCCGCGGCTCGGCAGCCTGTACCTGGGCCTCTTCGTCACCGGCGTGGCGGGGCTCACCGTGTGGCACCTCGTGGCGGGACGGATGAGGGCCTCGCGCGCGGCGTGAGTGGGGGGCTGGCCGCCGCCGCGCCGGTTCCCGCCAGCTCCATGAGCAGTTCGTCCCGCTGTCAGTTCATCCCGCGCCGCTGGCGCACCCAGGTGTCGAAGCTCATGGGCGAAAGGCCGTAGGAACGCGCGATCTCGGGCCGTGCCAGCACCGGGGCGACGTTCATGTACGTCATGCCCTGCGCCACGCCGGGATGCAGGCCGGCCGCGACGGCCTCGTCGACCGTGCCGGACTGGACGACGTACTCCTTGCCGTCGAGGCGCGAGAGGACCTCGGCGACCTGAGGAAGCGTGAGCACGTCACCTGCGAGCTGCAGCGTCACACCGTTGAACGTCGCAGGAGCACGGATCGCCGCCGCGGCCGCCTTGCCGATGTCCTCTGGCGCGACCAACGCGATGGGCTGATCGATCCTGATCACCGTGGTCAACCGGCGCCCGTCGACGGAGCCGGCGGGCTCCAACATGGGATGATCCATGAAAGTGGCGGGCAGGATGAGGGTCCAGTGCTGGAAGCCCGCGCTGCGTACGAGGTCACAGGTGGCGAGCTTGTTCTCCCAATACTCCTCGTGCGACTTCCAGCGCCCCTCCGCCCAGCCCTCGACGTTGCGGTGGTCTCCGACGCCCGACGTCGCGGTGTGCACGAACGTCCCGACGCCCTCGGCAAGCGCGGCCTCGACGAGGTTCCTCCCTTGCTGGCGCTCCTTGCTGTAGTCGACACCGGTGGCTGAGACGATGGGGGACTGCATCGAGAAGACCGCCCGAGCCCCGGCGCAGGCGGCGCGCAACGACGCCGGATCGTCGAGGTCCCCGACGACCACCTCGGCGCCAGCCGCCGCGAGGGCCCTGGCGTTGGGCGCCTCCGGATTGCGCACCATCACGCGCACCGAAGTGCTGCCTTCGGCCAGCAGCGCCCGGGCGGTGGCGCCGCCCTGTCGCCCTGTGGCGGCGGTGACGAGAACGGAATCGTTGCTGCTCATGGCAGCTCCTCTCATAAGTGGGGGACCCCACCGTTTAGTGTCGTGGTCAAATATGGAGGGGTACCCCGTTTGTCAAGTAAGGTTCTCGTGAGGAGAAGATCGCCGTGGAGCATGTGAAGCCGTTGCGAGCGGACGGGCAACGCAACCGGGAGCGGATTGTCGCGGCCGCCGCGGAGCTGGTCGGCAGGGATGGCGCGCAGGTGTCGCTCGAGGAGATCGCGCGGCGGGCGGGGGTCGGCTCGGCGACCCTGCACCGGCACTTCCCGTCGCGGCAGGCGCTGTTGGAGGCGGTATTCCGCGATGGTGTCGCGCAGCTCTGTGCGCGGGCCGCCGCGCAACCGGGCGAGGATTCCTCCGCCGAGTTGGCGGCCTGGCTCGAGGAATTGACGGTCTACACGGCGACCCACCGCGGGCTTGCCGCGGCTCTGCTGACCGGCCCGGATGGCCTCTCGGCCGAAGAAATCTGCTGCACCGACATGCTGCTCGACGTGTTGAACGTGCTGGTGGCGCGGGCGTCAGCGGTGGGCGCGATTCACGCCCGCGCCACAGCGGAGGACCTGATGATGCTGGCGAACGCGATCGCCGTCGCCAACGAAGGCGATCCGCGCGCCGCGCGCCGCGTGCTGCGCCTCGCGCTCACCGGCATCCGGCCGTGAACGCAGCGAAAGTACCTCCTCTCGGCGTCCGCCGCGGAGGCTCAGGTCCTCAGCGTCCCGCCGCCGGGCAGGTCGCGGGCTCGAGGTAGAAGGCTTCCCACGCGCCTCCGTCCGTGGGATTGCAGATGCCCCCGTTGCCGCCATTTCCGCTCTGGATGGGAGTGCCGAGGGTGACCTCCTTCCAGTTGCGCGCGGTGCCCGTCGACGATTCGAAGCCATAGCGATTGCGGCCGCCGTAGGTGCCGCAGTCGTAGCGGGTGAACGGCTCCGCCGTGTTGAGCGTGGCGCTCACGGTGAGCTGGTCCGCGACCACCGCCAGGTACGCGCCGCTCGCTCCCTTGAGCTTGTAGCGCGCGCCGCTCGTGACGAGCTCGAAGACTTCACCACCGGTCTGCGTCGTGCTGATGGCGGCCACCTTGCCAGCGCCGTCGACGGTGAGCCACTTGTCGCTGCGCTCGCTCTGGATGCGGAAGCAGCCCGCGCCGCTGGTCTCGGTATGGCACGTCGCATCGCAGCCATCGCCCGACTGGGTGTTGCCATCGTCGCATTGCTCGCCGCTCTCGACGGTGCCGTTGCCGCACACGGGGCCGGTGGTGCCATCCGGACAGATTGCCGGTTCGAGGTAGAAGCCCTCCCAGGCGCCGGCATCGTTCGGGTTGCAGGCGCCGCCATTGCCGCCGTCACCGCTCTGGATGGGCCCGCCCGACGTGGTCTCCTTCCAGTGGGGCGCGCTCCCCGCTGAAGCCTGGAAGCCGACGCGATTGCGCCCGCCATACCCGCAGGGAAGCTGGGTGAACGACTCCCCGCTGGCGAAGCTGGCGCTCATCGCGAGCTGGTTGGTCACCACTGCCAGGAAGGCGTCGCCCGAGCCCTTGAGCTTGTACCGGGTGCCGTTCGGAACGAGCTGGAAGATCTGCCCTCCTGCCTGTGTCGTGCTGCCGGCGACGACCTTGCCGGCGGTGTCGACGGTGAGCCACTTGTCGCTGCGCTCGCTTTGAATCCGGTAGCAGCTCCCGCCCGAGGTCTCGACGAACGTGGCCGTGTAGGTGGCCGCGCTGCCAGGCGTGGTGAAGTTATGCGACTGGGCGCCGCCGTCCGACCACGACGAGAACGCCCAGAATCGTCCGTTCGCGTACTGCGGCGAGTTGACGCCCACCGAGCGGATGACTCCGACCACGCCGGTCGTGTCGTGCGGCGCGGCGAAGGGCTGCCCATCCATCATCACCTGCAGCCCGCTCGGCAGGCTCGTCACCCTGAGCGGTACTGTGACCGGAAGGACGTCGCGATACGTCGTGTGGGTGAGGCCGATCGAGTCGCGCACCGTGAGCCGCAAGCGATACCAGACGTTGGCCGAGCTCTCGCCGACGCTCGGGATGGGCCAGCTCCCGCTCGCGATGCCCGTGGTGTCGGACATGGCGGGATGCGTGTGGGTGTCGTGATGGAAGGTGATGTTCCAGGTCATCGAGCTCGGCGGCAGCGCGCCATCCTCCACGTCACTGGCCGAGCCGGAGAACACCAGGTTGGT containing:
- a CDS encoding PQQ-dependent sugar dehydrogenase: MPSTPEPAELAVSRAGAVVQDANFADSVFVSGLQGPTTMTFAPDGRLFVSEKNGSLRIVENGRLLPTPFVTLAVDNDNERGLMGVAFDPNFASNHYLYVYYTSIDGSIHNRVSRFTANGNVAVPGSELVLADLPTLDAANHNGGAVRFGLDGKLYVSAGDNAVSSNSQSLNTPLGKLLRFNPDGSIPTDNPFYATATGLAKATWAMGLRNPFTFDVQPGTGTLFINDVGEGGWEEINRGQAGANYGWPMTEGYFTNRPGLTQPFFAYPHGSGTAAGNCIAGGAFYNPPIPAFPSAYVGQYFYADYTNNWISRIDPSSGATSLFATAAPGPVDLDVGPDGALYYLARGAGQVGRIAYTASLPPSIAQQPASTLVSVGTPATFTVSASGEPPLTYRWQRNGVDIAGATSPSYVLNAAQLADSGARFRVVVTNGLGSTTSAEAVLTVTSNKPPVATIATPGAGATYTAATNLVFSGSASDVEDGALPPSSMTWNITFHHDTHTHPAMSDTTGIASGSWPIPSVGESSANVWYRLRLTVRDSIGLTHTTYRDVLPVTVPLRVTSLPSGLQVMMDGQPFAAPHDTTGVVGVIRSVGVNSPQYANGRFWAFSSWSDGGAQSHNFTTPGSAATYTATFVETSGGSCYRIQSERSDKWLTVDTAGKVVAGSTTQAGGQIFQLVPNGTRYKLKGSGDAFLAVVTNQLAMSASFASGESFTQLPCGYGGRNRVGFQASAGSAPHWKETTSGGPIQSGDGGNGGACNPNDAGAWEGFYLEPAICPDGTTGPVCGNGTVESGEQCDDGNTQSGDGCDATCHTETSGAGCFRIQSERSDKWLTVDGAGKVAAISTTQTGGEVFELVTSGARYKLKGASGAYLAVVADQLTVSATLNTAEPFTRYDCGTYGGRNRYGFESSTGTARNWKEVTLGTPIQSGNGGNGGICNPTDGGAWEAFYLEPATCPAAGR
- a CDS encoding NmrA family NAD(P)-binding protein, with protein sequence MSSNDSVLVTAATGRQGGATARALLAEGSTSVRVMVRNPEAPNARALAAAGAEVVVGDLDDPASLRAACAGARAVFSMQSPIVSATGVDYSKERQQGRNLVEAALAEGVGTFVHTATSGVGDHRNVEGWAEGRWKSHEEYWENKLATCDLVRSAGFQHWTLILPATFMDHPMLEPAGSVDGRRLTTVIRIDQPIALVAPEDIGKAAAAAIRAPATFNGVTLQLAGDVLTLPQVAEVLSRLDGKEYVVQSGTVDEAVAAGLHPGVAQGMTYMNVAPVLARPEIARSYGLSPMSFDTWVRQRRGMN
- a CDS encoding ABC transporter permease gives rise to the protein MTLGRELLAVARLDLAEVLRSRWLVFCGVIYALLAGAFVLVGLRESTLLGFAGMGRVLLSFCHALVLLLPLLALTATGQVVNRAREDGSLELFFSQPLRRSTFFAAVTLVRYGVLVVPLVVLMVGMAVVGSLAFGQVVPWGFLARAMGVSAALLAAFVGLGMAVSTLVRSQARAMIWLLLLWALGVALIDFGLVGLMLQWRLNPQTVFLLAALNPVQAARMALLSGASPDLGVLGPVGFFLAHRLGGTVLFAVGMLWPVLVGAGAWALALRSFRRGDLV
- a CDS encoding TetR/AcrR family transcriptional regulator, translated to MEHVKPLRADGQRNRERIVAAAAELVGRDGAQVSLEEIARRAGVGSATLHRHFPSRQALLEAVFRDGVAQLCARAAAQPGEDSSAELAAWLEELTVYTATHRGLAAALLTGPDGLSAEEICCTDMLLDVLNVLVARASAVGAIHARATAEDLMMLANAIAVANEGDPRAARRVLRLALTGIRP